One part of the Methylobacterium terrae genome encodes these proteins:
- a CDS encoding sarcosine oxidase subunit beta family protein, translated as MRRFSLSSLLSESLKGHRGWGRQWRDPQPKPAYDVVIVGGGGHGLATAYYLATVHGITNVAVLEKGWIGGGNTGRNTTIIRSNYLYDESAALYEHALKLWEGLSQELNYNVMFSQRGVLMLAHNLHDVQSFKRHVYANRLNGIDNEWLTKEECKEFCPPIDISGSLRYPVLGGALQRRAGTARHDAVAWGYARGADARGVDIIQNCEVKGIRRDASGGAIGVETTRGYIGAGRIGVVAAGHTSNVMAMADVQMPLESYPLQALVSEPVKPVFPCVVMSNAVHAYISQSDKGELVIGAGTDQYTSYSQQGGLHITTHTLDAICEVFPQFTRMRMLRSWGGIVDVTPDRSPIIGKTPVENLFVNCGWGTGGFKATPGSGHVFAHTLATGSPHAINAPFTLDRFRTGRLIDEAAAAAVAH; from the coding sequence ATGCGCCGATTTTCCCTCTCGTCGCTGCTCTCGGAATCCCTCAAGGGGCACCGGGGTTGGGGCCGCCAGTGGCGGGACCCGCAGCCGAAACCCGCCTACGACGTCGTGATCGTCGGCGGCGGCGGTCACGGTCTCGCGACCGCCTATTACCTCGCCACCGTGCACGGCATCACCAACGTCGCGGTGCTCGAGAAGGGCTGGATCGGCGGCGGCAATACCGGCCGCAACACCACGATCATCCGGTCGAACTACCTCTACGACGAGAGCGCCGCGCTCTACGAGCACGCGCTGAAGCTCTGGGAGGGCCTGTCCCAGGAGCTGAACTACAACGTCATGTTCTCGCAGCGCGGCGTGCTAATGCTCGCCCACAACCTGCACGACGTACAAAGCTTCAAGCGCCACGTCTACGCCAACCGCCTCAACGGCATCGACAACGAGTGGCTGACCAAGGAGGAATGCAAGGAGTTCTGTCCGCCGATCGACATCTCGGGCAGCCTTCGCTACCCGGTCCTCGGCGGTGCGCTCCAGCGCCGGGCCGGTACCGCGCGCCACGACGCGGTGGCCTGGGGCTATGCCCGCGGGGCGGACGCCCGCGGCGTCGACATCATCCAGAACTGCGAAGTGAAGGGCATCCGCCGCGACGCCTCCGGGGGGGCGATCGGCGTCGAGACCACCCGCGGCTATATCGGGGCCGGCCGCATCGGCGTCGTCGCCGCCGGCCACACCTCGAACGTGATGGCGATGGCCGACGTGCAGATGCCGCTCGAGAGCTACCCGCTCCAGGCGCTGGTCTCGGAGCCGGTCAAGCCGGTCTTCCCCTGCGTGGTGATGTCGAACGCGGTCCACGCCTACATCTCGCAGTCGGACAAGGGCGAGCTGGTGATCGGGGCGGGCACCGACCAGTACACCTCCTACAGCCAGCAGGGCGGCCTGCACATCACCACCCACACCCTCGACGCGATCTGCGAGGTCTTCCCGCAATTCACCCGGATGCGGATGCTGCGCTCCTGGGGCGGCATCGTCGACGTGACGCCCGACCGCTCGCCGATCATCGGCAAGACCCCGGTCGAGAACCTCTTCGTCAATTGCGGCTGGGGCACCGGCGGCTTCAAGGCGACGCCCGGCTCGGGCCACGTCTTCGCGCACACCCTGGCGACGGGCAGCCCGCACGCGATCAACGCGCCCTTCACCCTCGACCGGTTCCGCACCGGACGGCTCATCGACGAGGCGGCCGCCGCCGCCGTCGCGCACTGA
- a CDS encoding GlxA family transcriptional regulator, with protein MLVENFSMIAFSSAIEPLRLANRAARRDLYRYSLWSENGMRCTASNGVEVQVAGSFAEAQALDPALDMAIVCGGIDIQRRDHRALQATLRRTCIRGGAIGAVCTGTYVLAKAGLLDGYRATIHWENQASLASEHDGLEIGSDLFEIDRNRFTCAGGTAAADMMLSLIVRAHGADIAADVADQLIHHRIRESGERQRMDLRMRLGVAHPKLLHVVGLMEKTFAEPLGSQDLAESVHLSKRQLERLFLKYLGRSPAKHYLRIRLEHARHLIRQTAMPLLSIAIECGFTSASHFSKSYVDHFGRPPSTERKA; from the coding sequence ATGCTCGTCGAGAACTTCTCGATGATCGCGTTCTCCTCGGCGATCGAGCCGCTGCGGCTCGCCAACCGCGCGGCGCGGCGCGACCTCTACCGTTACTCGCTATGGTCGGAGAACGGAATGCGCTGCACCGCCTCGAACGGCGTCGAGGTCCAGGTGGCGGGCAGCTTCGCCGAGGCGCAGGCCCTCGACCCCGCCCTCGACATGGCGATCGTCTGCGGCGGCATCGACATCCAGCGCCGGGACCACCGCGCGCTCCAGGCCACCTTGCGCCGGACCTGCATCCGCGGCGGCGCGATCGGCGCCGTCTGCACCGGCACCTACGTGCTCGCCAAGGCGGGTCTCCTCGACGGCTACCGCGCCACGATCCACTGGGAAAACCAGGCGAGCCTCGCCTCGGAGCATGACGGGCTCGAGATCGGCTCCGACCTGTTCGAGATCGACCGCAACCGCTTCACCTGCGCCGGCGGCACCGCGGCGGCCGACATGATGCTGTCCTTGATCGTGCGCGCTCACGGGGCGGACATCGCGGCGGACGTCGCCGACCAGCTCATCCACCACCGCATCCGCGAATCCGGCGAGCGCCAGCGGATGGACCTGCGGATGCGCCTCGGCGTGGCCCACCCCAAGCTCCTGCACGTCGTCGGCCTGATGGAGAAGACCTTCGCCGAGCCGCTCGGCAGCCAGGACCTGGCCGAATCGGTCCACCTCTCGAAGCGCCAGCTCGAGCGCCTGTTCCTGAAGTATCTCGGCCGGTCACCGGCGAAGCACTACCTGCGCATCCGCCTGGAGCACGCCCGCCACCTGATCCGGCAGACCGCGATGCCGCTGCTCTCGATCGCGATCGAGTGCGGCTTCACCTCGGCCTCGCACTTCTCGAAATCCTACGTCGACCATTTCGGTCGGCCGCCGAGCACCGAGCGGAAGGCGTGA
- a CDS encoding sarcosine oxidase subunit delta, whose amino-acid sequence MLLIACPYCGNRPETEFRCGGQAHIARPLEPAALSDAQWAEYLFVRDNPRGVHAERWNHVHGCGRWFNARRDTVSDRFLETYKMGETPKTTGSTSTGSTSTGSTSTQAEARA is encoded by the coding sequence ATGCTGCTGATCGCCTGCCCCTATTGCGGCAACCGACCGGAGACCGAGTTCCGCTGCGGCGGACAGGCCCACATCGCCCGGCCCCTCGAACCGGCGGCGCTCTCCGACGCGCAATGGGCCGAGTACCTGTTCGTGCGGGACAACCCGCGCGGGGTGCACGCCGAGCGCTGGAACCACGTCCATGGCTGCGGCCGCTGGTTCAACGCGCGGCGCGACACCGTGAGCGACCGCTTCCTCGAGACCTACAAGATGGGCGAGACGCCCAAGACGACCGGGTCCACTTCGACCGGGTCCACTTCGACCGGGTCCACTTCCACCCAGGCAGAGGCGAGGGCGTGA